A portion of the Microbacterium hominis genome contains these proteins:
- a CDS encoding glycoside hydrolase family 3 protein, with amino-acid sequence MIDLAAAPFSLTDEDVSWVSDTLAGMSDEQKLGQLFCLITYTNDPGYLNYLTRGLHVGGVMLRTMEIAEAAEAVTTLQQSAEVPLLISANLEGGADQTLIGATHVGSNMALAATGCLERVRQAAQVIAREAREVGINWAFTPVADIDLNFRNPITNTRTFGAHADDVAAFTAAYVESLQAEGVAASVKHFPGDGVDERDQHLLASVNSMGVEEWESSFGEVYRAGIEAGTKTIMVGHIMLPEYSRALRPGIHDSEIMPGLVAEELLNDLLRDRLGFNGLIVSDSTTMAGMATVLPRREAVPRVIAAGCDMFLFTKNLEEDFAFMRAGLESGILTRERLDEAVTRVLALKASLGIHRGRTLPDATAVKIGSEDHRAVARAVAQESLTLVKEEAGVLPISAERYPRVLVYDIEGGANPIGQGAKAGAIEQIVAELVAAGHEVTRFVPGGGWEGLAAPTSDVTDNHDLIVYLANLSTKSNQTVVRIEWASPMGANVPAYVPTVPTVFISLENPYHLLDVPRVRTYINTYGSSPAVVESMLAALRGESPFPGTSPVDAFVGRWDTRL; translated from the coding sequence ATGATCGACCTCGCCGCCGCCCCGTTCTCGCTCACCGACGAGGACGTCTCGTGGGTGTCCGACACCCTCGCCGGCATGAGCGATGAGCAGAAGCTCGGCCAGCTGTTCTGCCTCATCACCTACACGAACGATCCCGGCTACCTGAACTACCTCACCCGTGGGCTCCACGTGGGCGGGGTGATGCTGCGCACGATGGAGATCGCCGAGGCGGCCGAAGCCGTGACGACGCTCCAACAGAGTGCCGAGGTCCCGCTGCTCATCTCCGCCAACCTCGAAGGCGGTGCCGATCAGACCCTCATCGGCGCGACGCACGTGGGGAGCAACATGGCCCTCGCAGCGACCGGCTGTCTCGAGCGTGTGCGCCAGGCTGCGCAGGTCATCGCCCGCGAAGCCCGAGAGGTCGGCATCAACTGGGCCTTCACGCCCGTCGCCGACATCGACCTCAACTTCCGCAACCCGATCACGAACACACGCACCTTCGGCGCCCACGCCGACGACGTCGCCGCCTTCACGGCCGCCTACGTCGAATCCCTGCAAGCCGAAGGAGTTGCAGCTTCGGTCAAGCACTTCCCCGGCGACGGCGTCGATGAGCGAGACCAGCACCTTCTGGCGTCCGTGAACTCCATGGGCGTCGAGGAGTGGGAGTCCAGTTTCGGAGAGGTCTATCGCGCAGGAATCGAGGCCGGAACGAAGACCATCATGGTCGGCCACATCATGCTGCCCGAGTACAGTCGCGCCCTGCGACCCGGCATCCACGACTCGGAGATCATGCCGGGCCTGGTGGCCGAGGAGCTGCTGAACGACCTCCTGCGCGACCGTCTCGGCTTCAACGGCCTCATTGTCTCGGACTCGACCACGATGGCCGGTATGGCCACCGTTCTCCCGCGCCGCGAGGCCGTGCCGCGGGTGATCGCGGCGGGCTGTGACATGTTCCTGTTCACGAAGAACCTGGAAGAGGACTTCGCCTTCATGCGTGCGGGGCTCGAGTCGGGCATCCTCACCCGGGAGCGGCTCGACGAAGCGGTCACACGCGTGCTCGCGCTCAAGGCGTCCCTCGGTATTCACCGCGGCCGGACGCTGCCCGACGCGACTGCGGTGAAGATCGGGAGCGAGGATCACCGCGCGGTGGCGCGCGCGGTCGCCCAGGAGTCGCTCACGCTGGTGAAGGAGGAGGCGGGGGTGCTCCCGATCTCGGCCGAGCGCTACCCCCGCGTCCTCGTGTACGACATCGAGGGCGGCGCCAACCCCATCGGGCAGGGCGCGAAGGCGGGCGCGATCGAGCAGATCGTCGCCGAGCTGGTCGCCGCAGGGCACGAGGTCACCCGATTCGTCCCCGGGGGCGGCTGGGAGGGTCTGGCCGCGCCCACGAGCGATGTCACGGACAACCACGACCTCATCGTCTACCTCGCGAACCTCTCGACGAAGTCCAATCAGACCGTGGTCCGCATCGAGTGGGCGTCGCCCATGGGTGCGAACGTGCCGGCGTACGTGCCGACCGTGCCGACCGTCTTCATCTCGCTCGAGAATCCTTACCACCTGCTCGACGTGCCGCGCGTGCGCACGTACATCAACACGTACGGATCGTCGCCCGCCGTCGTGGAGTCGATGCTGGCTGCCCTGCGCGGGGAGTCGCCGTTCCCTGGCACATCGCCGGTTGATGCGTTCGTCGGCCGCTGGGACACCCGCCTGTGA
- a CDS encoding ABC transporter permease, whose product MAGFMRRATGTLIIPIGVVAIVSALCAINGVSLFGTGDSFLLLTRGVAITSLTAMALAINLNSGRFDFSLGAMATLSAVIGTSTALDLGGGFPMMAFITVVAGLGLGAFSGLVYVLLRISPLVSSLGVTLLYEGIAFTISGGANISFVLRNDLTAFAKSPINMILVVGVALGVVYVLFDRSRFGFDYRALITGQNAAVAAGAKERGNAIATYAASGGLMSVVGLILASQVGFIEAGNLNFATIGIMFTAFLPMFVGGWIGRYSNDKLGYLLGAFSTTVIALGYSAMNLTSSVQSVTTALLLVAFLIFLSNEQRIARWWRTLTGRARGGSTPSSLVTTGASAS is encoded by the coding sequence ATGGCTGGCTTCATGCGACGGGCGACGGGAACACTTATCATCCCGATCGGGGTGGTCGCGATCGTCTCCGCGCTGTGCGCGATCAACGGTGTCTCCCTGTTCGGCACGGGCGACAGCTTCCTGCTGCTGACCCGAGGTGTGGCCATCACGTCGCTCACGGCGATGGCGCTCGCCATCAACCTCAACAGCGGCCGCTTCGACTTCTCACTCGGAGCGATGGCCACGCTGTCCGCGGTCATCGGCACGAGCACCGCGCTCGATCTCGGCGGAGGATTCCCGATGATGGCGTTCATCACCGTCGTCGCGGGCCTCGGCCTCGGTGCGTTCTCGGGGCTCGTCTACGTACTCCTGCGCATCTCACCCTTGGTGAGCTCGCTCGGAGTCACACTCCTCTACGAGGGCATCGCCTTCACCATCAGCGGCGGAGCGAACATCAGCTTCGTGCTGCGCAACGACCTCACGGCGTTCGCGAAGAGCCCGATCAACATGATCCTGGTCGTCGGGGTCGCGCTCGGCGTGGTGTATGTGCTGTTCGACCGCAGCCGATTCGGCTTCGACTACCGTGCGCTCATCACCGGGCAGAACGCGGCGGTGGCCGCCGGCGCGAAGGAGCGGGGCAACGCGATCGCGACCTATGCGGCCAGCGGCGGGCTGATGAGCGTCGTCGGGCTCATCCTCGCTTCGCAGGTCGGCTTCATCGAGGCGGGCAACCTCAACTTCGCGACGATCGGCATCATGTTCACGGCCTTCTTGCCCATGTTCGTCGGTGGGTGGATCGGACGGTACTCGAACGACAAGCTCGGATATCTGCTGGGCGCCTTCAGCACGACCGTGATCGCGCTCGGCTACTCGGCGATGAACCTCACAAGCAGCGTCCAGTCCGTCACCACGGCGCTCCTCCTTGTCGCGTTCCTCATCTTCCTCAGCAACGAGCAGCGCATCGCGCGCTGGTGGCGCACGCTCACCGGCCGCGCTCGCGGCGGCTCGACACCGTCCTCTCTCGTCACCACCGGAGCATCCGCATCATGA
- a CDS encoding sugar ABC transporter substrate-binding protein, translated as MRITRSIALGASAVVGLSLALTGCAGSTGSAGGDASADPVKMCVLVSDATSSEALGFKDYYTEYVQENFPVEFVYSDELADADAEKSAMENFIANNCKAVISFASADRPAQIEMAEDAGVYYAVATGTLSDEDYETYKDYEYYVGAIGPSLDIEFQAGYDMAQFFVEEGDTSFGLFGAGIPYYLDMHIHRTAGILAALAEEPSTTYGGQKDPGAILGKIYQDGTIKIADFESDVYSLTGYLEAWNFSDSAWQANMAGMVAAQPDAILAAGTGFAVVGAAVAGTDIKIGDIDAYTEDNKAAMESGALAYLAGKFTSINGPIFAATLSAVQGEPLRADGDAAIALGQGYWVATSIEEFDQILAADSVESPVYDKTALEPWIASGATYDDFATFVSQYTYADLVG; from the coding sequence ATGAGAATCACCCGCAGCATCGCACTCGGCGCCTCCGCCGTGGTCGGACTGTCGCTCGCCCTCACCGGCTGCGCGGGCAGCACGGGCTCGGCAGGCGGCGACGCCTCCGCCGACCCGGTGAAGATGTGCGTCCTCGTCTCCGACGCGACCTCGTCCGAAGCGCTCGGCTTCAAGGACTACTACACGGAGTACGTGCAGGAGAACTTCCCCGTCGAGTTCGTCTACTCGGACGAGCTCGCCGACGCCGACGCCGAGAAGTCCGCGATGGAGAACTTCATCGCCAACAACTGCAAGGCCGTCATCTCGTTCGCGTCGGCCGATCGGCCCGCGCAGATCGAGATGGCCGAGGATGCCGGCGTCTACTACGCCGTGGCCACCGGCACGCTCTCCGACGAGGACTACGAGACCTACAAGGACTACGAGTACTACGTGGGCGCGATCGGCCCGAGCCTCGACATCGAGTTCCAGGCGGGGTACGACATGGCGCAGTTCTTCGTCGAGGAGGGGGACACCTCCTTCGGCCTCTTCGGTGCGGGCATCCCCTACTACCTCGACATGCACATCCACCGCACGGCGGGCATTCTCGCGGCACTCGCGGAGGAGCCTTCGACCACGTACGGCGGCCAGAAGGACCCGGGCGCGATCCTGGGCAAGATCTACCAGGACGGCACGATCAAGATCGCTGACTTCGAGTCCGACGTGTACAGCCTGACCGGATATCTCGAGGCCTGGAACTTCAGCGATTCGGCGTGGCAGGCCAACATGGCCGGCATGGTCGCCGCGCAGCCCGATGCGATCCTCGCCGCGGGCACCGGGTTCGCCGTGGTGGGTGCCGCTGTCGCAGGCACCGACATCAAGATCGGTGACATCGACGCGTACACCGAGGACAACAAGGCCGCGATGGAGTCGGGCGCGCTCGCCTACCTCGCCGGAAAGTTCACCTCGATCAACGGTCCGATCTTCGCCGCCACCCTCAGTGCCGTCCAGGGCGAGCCGCTGCGCGCCGACGGCGACGCGGCGATCGCGCTGGGCCAGGGATACTGGGTCGCCACCTCGATCGAGGAGTTCGATCAGATCCTTGCTGCCGACAGCGTCGAGAGCCCCGTCTACGACAAGACCGCGCTGGAGCCGTGGATCGCATCGGGTGCGACCTACGACGACTTCGCAACCTTCGTGAGCCAGTACACCTACGCCGACCTCGTCGGCTGA
- a CDS encoding ABC transporter permease subunit: MHDLSSATGVKDPVITSVDDKFVEPEVDTKARNRARWATFAAELAPLAGLVVLAVAFVVVGSWQGINMAFSLQTLINQSVIIIIIATGAIFIFSMGSFDISLGASTLVSAMVGALVFNATGDLWAMLLACVVTAVTTSLISAVLAAVFDLPVFVTTVAMLSVLGAVAVALVQTTGGAQIRIDSSFAREYDTLWMKLIVAGAFIGLCVLLFSFTRLGRVEKLIGGNPVTAKLTGVSMKKTAIAAFAIAGLGVGLGAFLTVLRTPTLTTMSAGDIGMNILVAMVFGGMPISGGPRSRIYAALIGGLSMAFLNQTMTTLLSTTSAGNGIAQIVRAVLFLAIVWVATIGFRSKVLPR, encoded by the coding sequence ATGCATGATCTGAGCAGCGCCACCGGCGTGAAGGATCCGGTCATCACGTCGGTCGACGACAAGTTCGTCGAGCCGGAGGTCGACACCAAAGCCCGCAACCGCGCCCGCTGGGCCACGTTCGCCGCCGAGCTCGCTCCGCTCGCCGGACTGGTCGTCCTGGCCGTTGCGTTCGTCGTCGTCGGGTCATGGCAGGGCATCAACATGGCCTTCAGCCTGCAGACGCTCATCAACCAGTCCGTCATCATCATCATCATCGCCACGGGCGCCATCTTCATCTTCTCGATGGGCTCGTTCGACATCAGCCTGGGTGCGTCGACGCTGGTCTCCGCGATGGTGGGAGCGCTCGTCTTCAACGCGACGGGCGACCTCTGGGCCATGCTCCTGGCGTGCGTGGTGACGGCGGTCACGACCTCCCTGATCAGTGCGGTGCTTGCTGCCGTCTTCGATCTGCCCGTCTTCGTCACCACTGTCGCGATGCTCTCTGTTCTGGGAGCGGTGGCCGTCGCGCTCGTGCAGACCACCGGCGGCGCACAGATCCGCATCGACAGCTCCTTCGCACGGGAGTACGACACGCTGTGGATGAAGCTCATCGTCGCCGGTGCGTTCATCGGACTGTGTGTGCTGCTGTTCTCCTTCACTCGACTCGGCAGGGTCGAGAAGCTCATCGGCGGCAACCCCGTCACCGCCAAGCTCACCGGCGTGTCGATGAAGAAGACCGCGATCGCCGCATTCGCGATCGCGGGGCTCGGCGTGGGACTCGGCGCCTTCCTCACCGTGCTCCGCACGCCGACCCTGACGACGATGAGCGCCGGCGACATCGGAATGAACATCCTCGTCGCGATGGTGTTCGGCGGCATGCCGATCTCCGGCGGGCCGCGCAGCCGCATCTACGCGGCGCTCATCGGAGGGCTCTCGATGGCCTTCCTCAACCAGACCATGACCACGCTGCTCTCCACCACATCCGCCGGGAACGGCATCGCCCAGATCGTGCGGGCCGTGCTGTTCCTCGCGATCGTATGGGTCGCCACCATCGGCTTCCGCAGCAAGGTCCTCCCGCGCTGA
- a CDS encoding sugar ABC transporter ATP-binding protein — protein sequence MTNDVVLTIADLSKSFGVVRALKNVDFELRDGEIHGLIGENGSGKSTLTSIVAGQQVADSGAIDFQGERWAPSTVNEALAAGVGMIVQEAGTVSGVSVAENLFLGDTRRFSRFGIVDRRALHDAGRQALAAIGIPDIDPAAMTGSLDIQTRKLVELARVMMHRPKVVVVDETTTALSQDGRDLLYRLMDEQKSRGSVIFISHDLDEIMSVCDRLTVLRDGDIIRTFDKHEFDEDDIRAAMIGRNLEGHYYREDQTPSWGSEIVLEAEHVSVGDKVRDVSLSVRSGEILGIGGLSHSGMHELGKALFGAIRVDSGQVTAQGRRITSEQRAVRASLGYVSKDRDTESLSLTASIRDNIASAGLRIIGRGRAGLITSRAETAYVADPMAQLEIKAPSAETVVSTLSGGNKQKVVFGKWIACGTEVLILDCPTRGVDVGVKQAMYRLMTDLKNEGKAIVIVSEEMTELMGMSDRLLIMKDGQVVREFERSADLNEMEIIECMI from the coding sequence ATGACGAACGACGTCGTACTCACGATCGCGGACCTATCCAAGTCCTTCGGTGTCGTGCGCGCGCTCAAGAACGTGGATTTCGAATTGCGCGACGGCGAGATCCACGGCCTGATCGGCGAGAACGGCTCCGGCAAGTCGACGCTCACCTCGATCGTCGCCGGGCAGCAGGTCGCCGACAGCGGAGCGATCGACTTCCAGGGCGAGCGCTGGGCGCCGTCGACCGTCAACGAGGCACTCGCAGCCGGCGTCGGCATGATCGTGCAGGAAGCGGGGACCGTGTCGGGAGTGTCCGTCGCAGAGAATCTCTTCCTCGGCGACACCCGGCGCTTCTCGCGGTTCGGCATCGTCGACCGGCGCGCCCTGCACGATGCCGGCCGCCAGGCGCTCGCCGCGATCGGCATCCCCGACATCGACCCGGCCGCCATGACCGGATCGCTCGACATCCAGACGCGCAAGCTCGTCGAGCTCGCGCGCGTGATGATGCACCGTCCGAAGGTCGTCGTCGTCGATGAGACCACCACCGCTCTGTCCCAGGACGGTCGCGATCTGCTGTACCGGCTCATGGACGAGCAGAAGTCCCGCGGCTCGGTCATCTTCATCTCGCATGATCTCGACGAGATCATGTCGGTCTGCGATCGACTGACGGTGCTGCGCGACGGCGATATCATCCGCACCTTCGACAAGCACGAGTTCGACGAGGACGACATCCGTGCGGCCATGATCGGACGCAACCTCGAGGGGCACTATTATCGCGAGGACCAGACACCCTCGTGGGGTTCGGAAATCGTGCTCGAGGCGGAGCACGTCAGCGTCGGCGACAAGGTGCGGGACGTCAGCCTGTCGGTGCGCAGCGGTGAGATCCTCGGCATCGGAGGGCTCAGCCACAGCGGCATGCACGAGCTGGGCAAGGCGCTGTTCGGTGCCATCCGTGTCGACTCGGGCCAGGTGACCGCGCAGGGGCGACGCATCACCAGTGAGCAGCGAGCGGTGCGCGCATCCCTCGGCTACGTCTCGAAGGACCGGGACACGGAGTCCCTGAGTCTGACGGCGAGCATCCGGGACAACATCGCCAGCGCGGGTCTGCGGATCATCGGCCGTGGCCGTGCGGGGCTCATCACCTCGCGCGCGGAGACGGCGTACGTCGCAGACCCGATGGCCCAGCTGGAGATCAAGGCGCCGAGCGCCGAAACGGTCGTCTCGACGCTTTCGGGCGGGAACAAGCAGAAGGTCGTCTTCGGCAAGTGGATCGCCTGCGGCACCGAGGTGCTCATCCTCGACTGCCCCACCCGCGGCGTCGATGTGGGGGTCAAGCAGGCGATGTACCGGCTGATGACCGACCTCAAGAACGAAGGCAAGGCGATCGTCATCGTCTCCGAGGAGATGACCGAGCTCATGGGCATGAGCGACCGCCTCCTCATCATGAAGGACGGTCAGGTGGTGCGCGAGTTCGAGCGCAGCGCCGACCTCAACGAGATGGAGATCATCGAATGCATGATCTGA
- a CDS encoding IclR family transcriptional regulator produces the protein MARGSNGESVLQRHLRVLDAFDALTPFLTLAQITQRSGLAHATAHRLVAELERERLVERTPDGAYRLGLRLWELGSRTPGGFGLREIARPFMAAVHTRVRQHTQLGILSGRDVLFIERMSTRDAVINATLVGGRMPLPLSSSGLILLAHAERAVLDDVVATGWPTPTPAAIRGEDALVCRLRRARADGFVVADGFIHEGSRGIAVPVMAPNRHPFAALGVVVPNDGADPAPTIELLAQAASALAAALQDASLPDAVRGRTPVFGPLISSSTATLDYFAHRTAAPKE, from the coding sequence GTGGCGCGTGGATCGAATGGAGAGTCCGTCCTACAGCGGCACTTGCGCGTGCTCGACGCATTCGATGCCCTCACCCCCTTCCTCACGCTCGCGCAGATCACCCAGAGATCGGGTCTCGCCCACGCCACCGCTCACCGGCTGGTGGCCGAGCTCGAGCGTGAACGGCTCGTCGAGCGGACGCCTGACGGCGCCTACCGACTCGGACTGCGCCTCTGGGAACTGGGGTCGCGCACACCGGGAGGGTTCGGGCTGCGGGAGATAGCCCGGCCGTTCATGGCCGCCGTGCACACACGCGTGCGTCAGCACACCCAGCTGGGGATCCTCAGTGGGCGCGACGTGCTGTTCATCGAGCGGATGTCGACGCGGGATGCCGTGATCAACGCGACGCTGGTCGGGGGGCGGATGCCGCTGCCGCTCAGCTCCAGCGGCCTGATCCTCCTCGCACACGCGGAACGGGCCGTTCTCGACGACGTCGTCGCAACGGGCTGGCCGACGCCGACACCGGCCGCGATTCGAGGCGAGGACGCTCTCGTCTGTCGGCTTCGCCGCGCACGCGCGGACGGCTTCGTCGTGGCCGACGGCTTCATCCACGAGGGGTCGCGCGGCATCGCGGTGCCGGTCATGGCGCCCAACCGGCACCCTTTCGCGGCTCTGGGCGTCGTCGTGCCGAACGACGGTGCGGACCCGGCGCCCACGATCGAACTCCTCGCGCAGGCGGCGTCTGCGCTCGCCGCAGCCCTGCAGGATGCCTCGCTGCCGGATGCCGTGCGCGGGCGCACGCCGGTGTTCGGTCCGCTGATCAGCAGTTCCACGGCGACACTCGACTACTTCGCGCACCGGACAGCCGCACCGAAGGAGTGA
- a CDS encoding PDR/VanB family oxidoreductase, whose product MPTFTFPDGHQVTAPSAAADTVTVVSRRDVAHGVIELRLQRPGGGRLPDWAPGAHIDLLLDDGAVRQYSLCGDRWDAATYTIAVQREPCGRGGSVAIHDSIAVGSVVRFGGPRNNFRLAPAPEYLFIAGGIGITPLLPMIRGAELAGAEWRLLYLGRSRRRMAYLDELSPYGARVTMHCSDERGRIDLDTWRPRDARVRTYACGPERLLDSVAAWGAVEGGWPPKVERFAATASDSGAERAFEVVATRTGATVTVDTGETVVAALRRAGVSVLTSCAQGVCGTCETRVVAGTPDHRDALLDDDERTASDSMYPCVSRCRGERLLLDL is encoded by the coding sequence ATGCCCACCTTCACGTTCCCCGACGGCCATCAGGTCACCGCACCATCCGCGGCGGCCGACACGGTGACCGTGGTCTCCCGTCGTGACGTGGCCCACGGGGTCATCGAACTGCGCCTGCAGCGCCCCGGTGGTGGCCGCCTCCCGGACTGGGCTCCCGGCGCCCACATCGATCTCCTGCTCGACGATGGCGCAGTGCGCCAGTACTCCCTGTGCGGGGATCGATGGGATGCCGCGACCTACACCATCGCGGTCCAGCGCGAACCCTGTGGACGCGGCGGGTCGGTGGCGATCCACGACAGCATCGCCGTCGGCAGTGTCGTGCGATTCGGCGGGCCGCGCAACAACTTCCGGCTCGCACCGGCTCCGGAGTATCTGTTCATCGCCGGGGGCATCGGCATCACCCCCCTGCTGCCGATGATCCGCGGCGCAGAGCTCGCGGGCGCCGAATGGAGGCTGCTGTACCTCGGACGCTCGCGACGGCGCATGGCCTACCTCGACGAACTGAGCCCGTACGGCGCGCGCGTCACCATGCATTGCTCCGACGAGCGCGGCCGCATCGACCTCGACACGTGGCGTCCCCGCGACGCCCGCGTGCGCACGTACGCCTGCGGTCCTGAACGACTCCTGGACTCCGTCGCGGCGTGGGGTGCCGTCGAAGGCGGTTGGCCGCCGAAGGTCGAGCGGTTCGCCGCAACCGCCTCCGATTCGGGCGCTGAGCGAGCGTTCGAGGTCGTCGCCACGCGCACGGGAGCGACCGTCACGGTCGACACCGGCGAGACGGTCGTCGCCGCACTGCGTCGCGCCGGCGTGAGCGTGCTGACCTCGTGCGCGCAGGGTGTGTGCGGTACGTGCGAGACCCGCGTCGTGGCGGGAACCCCGGACCATCGCGACGCGCTGCTCGACGATGACGAGCGCACGGCGTCGGACTCCATGTATCCCTGCGTCTCCCGGTGCCGCGGCGAGCGGCTCCTGCTCGATCTCTGA
- a CDS encoding cytochrome P450 — protein MTSVTRASLPVSMLDPFSDEFLADPSPRLHELRELGPVFRLERYDVYGIARYAEVHRALTDWQSLVSSAGVGLANFDEEPPWRPPSLLLEADPPRHDAPRSVLTRLLSPARLRELSTQWQTDAAALVDEVLSRGEGFDVVTDLAEVFPLRVFPDAVGLGTDGRENLLPYGDFAFNAFGPQNDRVISGAAHIGPTISWIAEQCRRENLSTSGFGAQIWAAADRGDITHEQAPLIVRSLLTAGVDTTVTGIASTLHALASNPAAWARLRGDRSLLPRAFEEAIRLDSPVQTFFRTTKTETVIDDVLIPPGQKVLMFLGSANHDPRRWRDPERFDLDRDPSGHVGFGMGLHQCVGQHVARAEALAVLNALLDRVETLTPTVEPRRHLNNTLRGWESIPVRVRTVPRSDQSEALT, from the coding sequence ATGACCTCCGTCACCCGCGCGTCGCTCCCCGTCTCGATGCTCGACCCCTTCAGCGACGAGTTCCTCGCCGATCCCTCTCCGCGGCTTCACGAACTGCGCGAACTCGGACCGGTCTTCCGGCTCGAGCGATACGACGTCTATGGCATCGCGCGCTACGCCGAGGTGCACCGCGCGCTCACCGACTGGCAGTCGCTCGTCTCGAGCGCGGGCGTCGGCCTGGCGAACTTCGACGAGGAACCGCCGTGGCGGCCGCCGAGCCTCCTCCTCGAAGCCGATCCGCCGCGACACGACGCGCCCCGCTCAGTTCTCACCCGCCTGCTCTCGCCGGCACGGCTGCGGGAACTGTCGACCCAATGGCAGACCGACGCGGCCGCGCTGGTGGACGAGGTGCTTTCGCGAGGCGAGGGCTTCGATGTGGTCACAGACCTCGCCGAGGTCTTCCCCCTGCGGGTGTTCCCCGATGCCGTCGGTCTCGGCACCGACGGCCGGGAGAACCTCCTGCCCTATGGGGACTTCGCGTTCAATGCCTTCGGACCGCAGAACGATCGGGTCATCAGCGGTGCCGCCCACATCGGTCCGACGATCTCGTGGATCGCCGAGCAGTGTCGGCGCGAGAACCTCTCCACATCAGGCTTCGGTGCGCAGATCTGGGCCGCCGCCGACCGCGGCGACATCACCCACGAGCAGGCGCCGCTGATCGTGCGATCCCTGCTCACGGCCGGCGTCGACACCACGGTGACCGGCATCGCCTCGACGCTGCACGCGCTGGCGTCGAACCCCGCTGCATGGGCCCGGCTGCGCGGCGATCGCTCACTCCTCCCTCGCGCTTTCGAAGAGGCGATCCGCCTCGATTCGCCGGTGCAGACCTTCTTCCGCACGACGAAGACCGAAACCGTCATCGACGACGTGCTCATCCCGCCCGGGCAGAAGGTGCTCATGTTCCTCGGCTCCGCCAACCACGATCCGCGCCGATGGCGCGACCCGGAGCGCTTCGATCTCGACCGTGATCCCTCCGGCCACGTCGGCTTCGGCATGGGCCTGCACCAGTGCGTCGGGCAGCACGTGGCGCGCGCCGAAGCACTCGCCGTGCTGAACGCGCTGCTCGATCGCGTGGAGACCCTCACGCCGACAGTCGAGCCCCGTCGGCACCTCAACAACACGCTCCGAGGCTGGGAGAGCATCCCGGTTCGGGTACGCACGGTGCCTCGATCGGATCAGAGCGAAGCCCTCACGTAG
- the purU gene encoding formyltetrahydrofolate deformylase, protein MAAPAFVHLLPDHACLIVHGSDKPGIIAAVSAMITRLGGNIVTLDQYSDDPRGGAYFQRVVFHRPQFAAARPQIEAEIAQTLAGFDLEWSLTDQSVPKRMAILSSKQDHCLLDLLWRHRRGDLPVTVPMVISNHTTSAEDVRSFGVPFFHVPSTPGPDKAESEAKILQLLQGNVDFVVLARYMQILSPDFLEQLGVPVINIHHSFLPAFIGAEPYKKAKERGVKLIGATSHYVTGDLDEGPIIEQDIVRVTHADTLAELVRRGADVERQVLSRAVLWHAQDRVIRHGNHTIVF, encoded by the coding sequence ATGGCCGCGCCCGCTTTCGTCCACCTGCTCCCCGATCACGCCTGCCTCATCGTGCACGGCAGCGACAAGCCGGGGATCATCGCGGCCGTCTCCGCCATGATCACGCGCCTCGGCGGGAACATCGTCACCCTCGACCAGTACTCCGACGACCCGCGCGGGGGCGCGTACTTCCAGCGCGTCGTGTTCCACCGCCCCCAGTTCGCCGCCGCCCGCCCGCAGATCGAGGCCGAGATCGCGCAGACCCTCGCGGGGTTCGACCTGGAATGGTCGCTCACCGACCAGTCGGTGCCCAAGCGCATGGCGATCCTGTCATCGAAGCAGGACCACTGCCTGCTCGACCTGCTCTGGCGGCACCGCCGCGGCGACCTCCCGGTCACGGTGCCCATGGTGATCTCGAACCACACGACCTCCGCCGAAGACGTGCGCTCGTTCGGCGTGCCGTTCTTCCACGTGCCCTCGACTCCGGGTCCGGACAAGGCGGAGTCGGAGGCGAAGATCCTGCAGCTGCTCCAGGGCAACGTCGACTTCGTGGTGCTCGCGCGCTACATGCAGATCCTCTCGCCCGACTTCCTCGAGCAGCTCGGGGTGCCGGTGATCAACATCCACCACTCGTTCCTCCCCGCCTTCATCGGCGCCGAGCCCTACAAGAAGGCCAAGGAACGCGGTGTCAAGCTCATCGGCGCGACCTCGCACTACGTCACCGGCGACCTCGACGAGGGTCCGATCATCGAGCAGGACATCGTGCGCGTGACCCACGCCGACACCCTCGCCGAGCTCGTGCGCCGCGGCGCCGACGTGGAGCGCCAGGTGCTCTCGCGCGCGGTGCTCTGGCACGCGCAGGACCGCGTGATCCGCCACGGCAACCACACGATCGTTTTTTGA